A single Neospora caninum Liverpool complete genome, chromosome VIIb DNA region contains:
- a CDS encoding 14-3-3 protein homolog — protein MAEEIKNLRDEYVYKAKLAEQAERYDEMAEAMKNLVENCLDEQQPKDELSVEERNLLSVAYKNAVGARRASWRIISSVEQKELSKQHMQNKALAAEYRQKVEEELNKICHDILQLLTDKLIPKTSDSESKVFYYKMKGDYYRYISEFSGEEGKKQAADQAQESYQKATETAEAELPSTHPIRLGLALNYSVFFYEILNLPQQACEMAKRAFDDAITEFDNVSEDSYKDSTLIMQLLRDNLTLWTSDLQADQQQQEGGEKPAEQADQ, from the exons AAATGGCGGAGGCCATGAAGAATTTGGTGGAAAACTGCCTCGATGAGCAGCAGCCGAAAGACGAGCTGTCCGTGGAGGAGCGTAAcctcctctctgttgcgTACAAGAATGCTGTCGGCGCGCGCAGAGCCAGCTGGCGCATTATTTCTTCTGTTGAGCAGAAGGAACTCAGCAAGCAGCACATGCAAAACAAAGCCCTCGCTGCCGAGTATCGGCAAAAGGTCGAGGAGGAATTGAACAAGATCTGCCACGACATCCTTCAACTTCTCACCGACAAACTCATTCCGAAAACTTCG gACAGTGAGAGTAAGGTGTTCTACTACAAGATGAAGGGAGACTACTACCGCTACATCTCCGAGTTCAGtggcgaggagggaaagaaacaggcTGCTGACCAAGCCCAGGAGTCGTACCAGAAGGCGACCGAAACCGCGGAGGCGGAACTCCCCTCGACTCACCCTATTCGTCTTGGCCTTGCCTTGAACtactctgtcttcttctaCGAGATCCTCAACTTGCCGCAGCAGGCGTGCGAAATGGCGAAGAGAGCCTTTGATGATGCGATTACTGAATTTGATAAC GTTAGCGAGGACTCTTACAAGGACAGCACTCTTATCATGCAGCTTCTGCGTGATAACTTGACTCTCTGGACCTCGGATCTGCAAGCAGACCAGCAGCAGCAagagggcggagagaagcccgCTGAGCAGGCTGATCAGTAA